DNA from Clarias gariepinus isolate MV-2021 ecotype Netherlands chromosome 8, CGAR_prim_01v2, whole genome shotgun sequence:
ccatgcactcagagatgggaatcaagcctggtcAGGAATCAAAcgcgaaccctggaggtgcagggagacagtgctaaccactacaccaccatgccccAAGTATACCTATAGTATGAAATTCTGAAGCGCTTatagttaaatgtttttatcagATCCACCATTTTTCTCCTGCAGGGTAACAACCATCTTCTCCTCCCAAAAAAAAGatgatatttctgaaaaatctaaataaatgggctgcgtcaagcaaagaaaacaactaagaagattATAAATTACTGTAACTGGAACCATAGTGCCATTAACTTTGCAgagtatacacatatacacacactcatccactcaatcacacactatgggcaatttgagaatggcACTTATCCTAATTTGTGTTTGGAtgatgggaggaaaccaaccaagcactgggagatgTAAACATATAAACTTTACACATACAGACcgcaaggcgggaatcgaagccagaccctggaggtgcaaggtgaaaaGGCTAACCATTAAGTCACTGTGCCGCTAAAAAGTAAAATcagtaagtaaaattaaaatttacagaaaaatacAGTGATGAGGCAAAAAAGTTGTGGAACCAAGTCATTGCATGCAAAAATTATGGCTTGGGCTGGCATGGCTGTATTTTTAACAAGCTCACGAATCTTTGTTGATGATATAACTCTTGATGTTTTACCACAATTAATTCAGAAGTCTACAAATGCATACTGTCTGCCAGATTACAGAGAAATGCATCcaatctaattaaaataattttctttatgCAGTAAGACAACGACTCAAATCACACCCCCATTACAACAAAGAACTTCATCAGTGGAATAAAGTCATTTTGGCCAAGGCCCAGACCCTGAACATTCATTTTTAAGAAGAGTGACACTATCTCTCAAAACAAAACTCGTAGCTGTTGAGGTATCATCTAGTTTTTGctctgttttcttttcatttctttaaggGTACCTGTAATTTTGCAGTTGACTGTCATTCACTTACACCATTTACTTACTGTACGTGTTAGAATAAGAAATGCAACTTTTGGGTCAAAATGAAACATGAAGCTTCCAGTGCACTGGGGTGTGGATATTTGTGTGGAGGAGGTGCTTTTGTGAGAGGTTTGGATGGAGAGCATGGAACTGAAGAAAATGGGTGGACTTGTTCGTGGTTTAGTCTGTTGTGAGCAAGAAAGCCAACACTTTCTTCATTGTTAATCACAAAGAAAACTATATGTTTGCTTACGTTTAAATGAAGCATGTTTTTTATTCGCATGCTCCTACATTATAATGTCTTCATGAGGTTGTACGTGTCAATACTTTTTAACAATTTCTTAACTCGATTTGCTAGTTACAGATTTGCTCATTCATTTAGAAGCACCATAATGTGAACTCTCCTGCTTgtccataaaataaaatgaaataaaatgaaatcagggACATTCTTGGTTAGTCATGCACTGTTATTAGAAGACATGATTGTACAAGTTATCTGTTTAAAAGAGGAGGCAAATCATATAGTCACCCTTATGTGGTTAGTACAGCTGTTTTTACATCTCCTCCACTTGAATTTTTTCCACATGATTAATTTACCTGTCACTGAATTACATGGTTCAATTTGCCAATGGCTGCAACTTCGGCTACTATACACTTTACGGTAACAGCTGTATTATGTTACTGGGTTGGTCTTCCAGGGTCTTTCGGATTTAAAGTTCTTGTGGGAAGCAGAGAAGTTGCTGCATAGACACAATGCTCGGTcgaggtgtgtgtgtcaggcaggcgacagtgctgctcctgctgctgctgctgctgcattgTCGAATAATTACGTCTTTTCAAAACGCGACCGTAAAGAACGCTGTTAGCGGCGTGACTTTTAATGATACGGAATTATTTTTAACCACTCCTGGCACTGAGAGTAGAGAGAATGGCACCGCAGCGGAGCGAGTCTCTGATGTGCAGAAGGAAAACTCGGACACAGGACACAGAACTAAACCCGGCGAGTGAAAAGATTTAATCACTTTATTTAGCTTCTGGAATAAGGCTGCCAGATAGGAACTTccatctgtttttattattattattattattattataattattattataattattattaattattattattattattattgggatATGTACAGTGATGTTCTGAAAAAGTTTAATTAGTTCTTCCTGCAGTAATATATTACTAATACAAGTTATTTACACTGGATTCATTATctgttatataaatatgtaaatgaacGAATGATTTGCCTCCAGtataaaacttaaatatatgtgtgtgttcaagttttttttctagATCCGAGTCTGTATACATCCAGTTTAGCCAAAGaaatgtatatacactgtatacagaaaaagaaaaatagtttgatgtttattatattattagtggttagcactggcgccttgcaccttcaggtttcGGTTCAATATTCAGGCCAATATTGTGTGTGAGGCTATTGTTATCTAGCACAGCTTTAATCCTCCTGGACATGGAGTTCACCAaagctgcacatgttgttgctgggatcctcttccactccACCGTAATGATATATATTACGGAGCtgctacacacatacacacacaatttgggaatcagaaatagcctaatatgcatgtctttggactgtggagtaCCTGCaagtaacccaccaagcacgtggagaacatgcaaactccatgcacacagaggcgggagttaaacccagaccctggaggtgcaaggtgacggcGATGACCTCTAAGCTGCAGTGCCACCtacaacacacaaaacaaacacaaaaaaatatatataacaacagATGCATTAAGATGTGGGTTATTATCaaagtgtgtgaaaaaaaaattttattagaaGAGGACTTACTTTACCTCAAAGAATCACAATACTCTTAATTGATTGAATGAATACATTTTCACACCACTGCCATGCACATTTTAGTGCTTTCTCAgctaatcaactaattaacagcGTTTTCTTGATTGAAGCGGTGGTGacagagcagggaaaacactgAACTATGCAGGACTAAGGCTGAGAACCACTGTTTCAAACaaagattaaaatatatatatttttaaaaaccactGATATCTGAATTCTGTccaaaataaatgctttaaaatgaaaaacaaaaatacaaatccaggttgttgttgttttttcagtaCGCAAATTTTCCACCAATATTTCTAAAAGGgcttattataatatttgtggAAGAATCATGGCTGACAGAGTGGAAAAGaaagaacatacagtaacagaTGCTGCAAATAAGTGATGTAAATGCCATACGCCTTTTATTCAACGCAAAGTTCATTTATGACATCAATTTGATGTGCAACTGGCATACATTTAAGTAAAGTATGCCAAAAGTCATACACATGTCAAAACCAATCATGGACCATTTATATGTCTGCATCATATTTATCCCGTACCTTTACAATCTTAAAAGGAATTTTATGTATCTTACTTCACATACCTGTAAAAATCTTAAAGGTCAGaaacatgaaacacacacactaataataatttggTAATGCCGGttaacctaatctacatgtctttgcactgttgGAGAAAACTGCAGTACCTGGAcaaagcatgaggagaacatgcaagcaaGGCCACAatcctaaccactacaccaccatgcctcccacttatgaatcatttaaaGTACTTGCCTTGCCAAAGCTTCCCTAGATTTTATACAAAGACCTTTAACAGTGTTGAGTAAGAAAGCAACAGATGTAAGGAGGCTTTTCCACAGAACTTTCTCGCATTCACATAATTCTCAAAGGGATTTTCATGAAAGTTCTAACACAAGTTGTTACACGATAACACTGTAATGATTAAAGTGTGCTTGTTCTACAATACCACAACAAACTGGGGTTGTGCAATGGGTACATGCACAATAGGATGTGGATGTTCTTTGCATGCCGCATGCAAAAACAtgttcaaaacaaaacatgtggCTGTTGAAAAGTCTTTCATGTAGAGTTTTCAAAGAAAATCAGTAATTTTGTACTTCATTGTAGTTCTACACATTATGTAAGTTGTTGCAAGGGTGAAACATGCAGCACTGCGTTGTGTTTATAACCTTTGCGGAATAAAATATTctgttacagtacatactgtatgttaaagaaCTGATGGTAAATTATATTGAGGAACTGTTTTCTTTAAACCTTTTATATATTCTTTTCAGTTCAAAACTCATCAGTCCATAGTCCTGAAAAACACCATCACATGAGACAACTAACAATGCACACAGTCAAGAATTGCTTTtttattaacatgttttattggACAACTTTAAATGAGATTACAGATTAACTCATTGGGAAATTGATCGACCCACTTTTATAAATAACACCCtgcaattaaaaaacatttaatcattCCTAGATTTGTGATTAAAATCCTTcctctttaaaacatttcttccCTTGTATGACTAAATGCTTGCCTATTTCTGCTTTGAGGGCTTAATCTTTACTTCCTTCCTCTCCCTTTCCACGTGTCTGCTTTTGTTCGGTCTCCCTCCCCCCCTCCAGACTGTCCACCAGTGGGATTAGAGTCTCTGAGGGTGTCTGATTACCAGCTACAGGCTTCAACATCATTAAGCAGTGGGTTAGGCCCCCACCGAGGACGCCTCAATATCCAGGTCAGCCAGCATTCCTTAAGTGTGGTTATTATGGTGATGGGGATTTTTGAAAATGAACCATACATGAATACACGAATCGTGCACTCTTCAttccaaaaaattttttttttgtacagtcaGGTCTGGAGGATGGAGATGAGTATGATGGAGCATGGTGTGCTGGGATGGAGGATAAAGAGCAGTGGTGGCAGTTGGATGCTCTCAGACCAACTCTCTTCACTGGGGTCATTCTGCAGGGCAGAAGCTCCATCTGGACGTCAGTATGACTTTCTTACTAGTATCAAATGCATTACTCAGTAATTACTCAGTGTCTGAACATCTGAAGCTTAGTCATTTCTGTTGAACTTTGTATACatgttgtgtgtatatgtgtgtgtgcagcttgcATTGGGTCACAGAGTATAAGGTGCAGTTCAGTAATGACTCTGTGACATGGCAGCCCTGCATGAATGGATCACAAGAAGCAGTAAGTTGAAGATTTCAAATACTGCGTCTATAAAATAGCACAAACTTTTTAATAGCACAGcctgttattttttatataatctctGTATAGGTGTTCATAGGTAGTCAGGACCAGGAGACACCTGTGCTGGCTCTGTTTCCTGAACCCACCACTGCTCAGTACATTCGCATCAACCCACAGAGCTGGTTCAGGACCGGCACTATTTGCCTTCGAGCTGAAATCCTGGGCTGCCCCATGCCAGGTCCAGTTTTACACAACCACAGCAGTAACAAAGAATTATTCTGCACCAATATTCATACATTTCATCATCTCCCATATGTGTGTGCTCATAGATCCTCACAACCAGTACACATGGGAGTCAGTGAGAGGTTCTACTGACAAGTTAGACTTTAGGCATCATAATTATGCTGAGATGAGAAAGGTAAGACTGTGTTTCTTTGCTACATTGTCATCCATAtagtttatgcatttttatgaactcctatatttaaagctaattcCCTTAAACTGTTGAAATGCATTCACATCAGTGAATTGAGATGAGTTGTTCTTTATATAGTTACTGAAAGCAGTGACTGATGAGTGTCCTGATATTACACGAATCTATACTATTGGGAAAAGTTACACTGGGCTTAAACTCTATGTCATGGAGATTTCAGACAACCCTGGAAAGCATGAACTGGGTAAGTGATAGTGTGATTTAAGAGCTTGCATTTTCTTCATCAAAGTGCAAATTCCTTATTATGCATCTGGTTTTTACAAACTTCATTTGTTGTTATGagtaatttgatttgaattattATAGATCTGTGCAATGTTATACCGCAGCCTAGtggcaaatactgtatacaagtTCCTGCAACCGACCCCACAACATTCCTTAGGAACCAGCCCTAGGATTACACTGTTTATATAAGAGAGGCCTTTTCCATACCTCCTCATACATGTTAGTTATCAACTTTTTACAGAGATGATTAAAGTCATGTGCACTGCTTGCATATGATATATTTGTCATCTGTTTTTATTAGCAATATGGCCAAAGTAAACAAACGCAGGACTCAGGAAAGTCTTTGAATGTTCTTAAGGAAACAGGAGAATATTTTTCTTCACTCTGAGACAAAAGAACATTGTACCCAACACAGTACCCAAAATGTTTTATAGTTTTACAGAACCTTTCCAACCAGCTGATGCTTTAATTGTGTAATATGTGTAGGAGAGCCAGAGTTCCGCTATGTTGCTGGAATGCATGGAAATGAGGCTTTGGGTCGGGAACTGGTGCTGAACCTTATGCAGTACCTCTGCCACGAGTACAAACGAGGCAATCAGCGAATAGTACGGCTGGTGAAAGAAACACGTATTCACATTTTACCATCCTTCAACCCTGATGGATATGAGGCAGCATATGAAAAGGTAAATGATAAGGATGGAATTTTGTGCTGCAATGTTAACAAATTGTTCTTGACACATAATAATATTCCAGTAGAACAGGATAACATGTAAGCATAAGCAATGGTATACCCTTACTTCCTTATCATGGCATCGTGGCAGCATTTCAAGGCCTGTACTACTTTTAAAACCCTTTCCagaacatggattttttttttttaaatatcaaagcAAGTATTCATGAGCTGCATTTGGTGCTTTAGTGacttattttaaggtcacgccACTTCCTTTGGCTAACTGATGTCATTTCACACTTTTAACAACACAAGCGTGTTCAAATCACACTAGAACCTGTGgtgttaattgttaaaaaaacgaCTAACATTAAGAagaagcacagtatggtgatgacaCTCTTGGCTGCAATAAAATGGTTGaatagtgcaaacattttacactAGGCCGTATGTCCATAAATGACAATCCTGACAGAGGTCCTGACtcgaagcccactgcagttgccCTCGTTTAGCAAGTGATCCTTGAAAACtgataaataacttgttgccagcttgtggaagagatgcatctgtttgtggaaactgtacacatgaTAATTGAGCAGTCTGAACATCACTTGCAAATTCCatgaactcagctgggagttatttccaCATACCAacatgcaaaagtattcatacgccttgaacttttttacattttgtccagGTTTCAACCACAAAtgtgaatatattttataaatgcaaattatCATTTTCCTTCTGCTTTACAATTATGACACTTTGCATTGGTCTATCACATGAAATCCAAATGCAATACGTTTACATTTGTGATTGTAACTTGAGTTAAGTTCAAGGGATATGAAAACTTTTGCAatgcactgtacagtacatacagatgGTCCTGAACTCActgcaagccatttccacatgtagaggccaataaaggagttcctaggagaccagtgtttcagatgtgaagcaggcagtctgatcatactgagaaaacattgTACTGTGTGGTATCTAAGCACTtgggggattatatagaggagAATTCAAGGTAGTGTTACTTCCATAACTGGGTTCtgctattctgcacaatcaaaagtcccggtttaactTAAAATCCATTCAGTAGTGCAATAATTCAGTTATGCTGAGCCCAAAACTGATTCCTccgtggtttaaaaaaaacaccaagataTCAAAATCTTAGCTAGAAGGCAGCAGATTCTTTTTTTACTACTTACCATTTAGCTGCTTAACTCAGACTGGACACTGAAGCTTGTATTTGTAGCTAATCTCAGAGTGTATGATCAATCAAAGCAGTATTACAATAAAGCAAACAGCTACAAAACAGCTACGGAAAGGtgaaattattggcctgcactGAGCAAATaaagggtggcacggtggtgttgtggttagcactgtcgccttgcacatccagggtctgggttcgattcctggccaggtttcctcccacagtccaaagacctgcagatgaggctaattggcattaccaaatttttcatagtgtgtgtgccctgtgatggattggcagcctGCCCtctgccctaagcctcctgggataggcatcAGACgtcatgaccctgaatacaggataaagcggtgtagattgtgagtaagagtgagtgagcaaataaaatcattaaggagatttaaaattacGGAAACCAGCTTTAGAACTTTTCAAcccattattaaaacctggaaggatagtacTAAAACCTCTGGAAGAACTGTAGTCGGAATGGAATTATGAATggaaatcatttacattttaacagtaaaaatcaCGGCTATGtttaaatagtgaaagtaagaacatttacacacaatgtAAAGAAAAATTCACAGCATGAAGAATCATTGCAAATTGATGCAATGATTGACTTTAACTTTAGGTGActttttgaccaggcagtgtatatagtatataaaagaAAACTATAAATCTAAAATTACAAATGTCCAAAAGCAAAAGTAGTAAGTTAAAGCTGACAAAACAGCCATGCGAAAACATGAGACATTTAGCACCTTTCAGCTGTCAGAAGAAGGGTGTTAAATACTTAAGTAGGTGACTGATGAACCAAAcaagtgtgtttatttatttatttatctgtgaAGGTTTTTTGCATAGCACTATGACCGTGATCTTTGTATGTGAGGAACTCGTACTCTTTATAGAACTACAGGTCCATTGttatgtgtggtgtgtgtgtgtgtttgtgtgtctcagGGGTCTGAGCTGTCTGGATGGGCTTTAGGTCGCTAC
Protein-coding regions in this window:
- the cpxm1a gene encoding probable carboxypeptidase X1, which gives rise to MLGRGVCVRQATVLLLLLLLLHCRIITSFQNATVKNAVSGVTFNDTELFLTTPGTESRENGTAAERVSDVQKENSDTGHRTKPDCPPVGLESLRVSDYQLQASTSLSSGLGPHRGRLNIQSGLEDGDEYDGAWCAGMEDKEQWWQLDALRPTLFTGVILQGRSSIWTLHWVTEYKVQFSNDSVTWQPCMNGSQEAVFIGSQDQETPVLALFPEPTTAQYIRINPQSWFRTGTICLRAEILGCPMPDPHNQYTWESVRGSTDKLDFRHHNYAEMRKLLKAVTDECPDITRIYTIGKSYTGLKLYVMEISDNPGKHELGEPEFRYVAGMHGNEALGRELVLNLMQYLCHEYKRGNQRIVRLVKETRIHILPSFNPDGYEAAYEKGSELSGWALGRYSYEGIDMNHNFPDLNNIMWDAQEVATDKKKVSNHYIPMPEYYTTTNATVAPETRAIINWMQEIPFVLSANLHGGELVVSYPFDCTRDWIARQDTPTADNDFFRWLAAVYASSNLVMANPDRRICHFEDFQQYSNIINGGDWHTVPGSMNDFSYLHTNCFEITVELSCDKFPHASELPVEWENNKEALLLYMEQVHRGIKGVIRDKDTKRGIANAIIKIEDLDHDIRSAIDGDYWRLLNPGEYKVIVWAEGYFSAVRHCAVGSKPQATICDFNLVRPPQERIKQILAKGGKIPRDEQLRIRALRMRKLRVSTKILNRRREQQQRRAKAKKK